A genomic region of Candidatus Omnitrophota bacterium contains the following coding sequences:
- a CDS encoding prepilin-type N-terminal cleavage/methylation domain-containing protein, translated as MTQTRRNRSAFTLIELLIVVAIIGVLAAIAVPNFLNAQIRAKVARCYADMRSLGSTMEILRMDKGVMLVDWWDDDLEAGHTRLREVFNMVGAGPDFEIRGCEAVLAPLTSPIAYMSSIPFDPFQKSGYYYYVDNDPEFDGPDHDFPAYKDPTAVMYGNKPLEPGDWALGGIGPDQAWYGKSWTDDISNARGSKYAPTNGLSSRGDIMLTNRGVD; from the coding sequence ATGACCCAGACGCGGCGCAACCGTTCCGCCTTTACTCTCATCGAACTACTTATCGTCGTCGCCATCATCGGGGTATTGGCGGCCATCGCCGTACCTAATTTTCTCAATGCCCAAATTCGCGCCAAAGTAGCCCGCTGCTACGCCGATATGCGTTCTCTTGGCTCCACGATGGAGATTCTGCGCATGGACAAAGGGGTGATGCTGGTGGATTGGTGGGACGACGATCTGGAAGCGGGCCATACGCGGCTGCGGGAAGTGTTCAACATGGTCGGCGCCGGGCCGGATTTCGAAATCCGGGGCTGCGAGGCGGTGCTGGCGCCGTTGACCAGCCCCATCGCTTATATGTCTTCCATTCCCTTCGATCCTTTCCAAAAAAGCGGCTATTACTACTATGTGGATAACGATCCGGAATTCGACGGCCCCGACCACGATTTTCCCGCTTATAAGGATCCAACTGCCGTCATGTACGGCAACAAACCCCTCGAGCCGGGCGATTGGGCCTTGGGCGGCATCGGTCCCGATCAGGCTTGGTACGGCAAATCGTGGACCGACGACATCTCCAACGCCAGGGGCAGCAAATACGCCCCTACCAATGGTCTCAGCAGCCGGGGCGATATTATGTTGACTAATCGGGGGGTGGATTGA